A genomic stretch from Solanum stenotomum isolate F172 chromosome 8, ASM1918654v1, whole genome shotgun sequence includes:
- the LOC125874679 gene encoding berberine bridge enzyme-like 18, which yields MKISWFSFIFVLVVLSSASWSALADNHEEFIQCLSHSNQTSSNIYTPNSSSFPSILQFSIQNLRFNTTETPKPLVIVTPVSESEVQRVILCAKKTGMHIRVRGAGHDYEGLSYVSEVPFVIVDLINLRTINVDVNDKSAWVEAGSTIGELYYRIAEKSKTLGFPAGVCPTVGVGGHFSGGGYGVMLRKYGLAADNIVDARLIDANGRILDRASMGEDLFWAIRGGGGNSFGLVLSWKIKLVDVPEIVTVFTLDKTLEQNATKLVHRWQYVAPRFHEDLFIRILVSKLNSSNQGDGNNQQTIVASFNSIFLGGIDRLLPIMQENFPELGLRREDCIEMSWIESIMYFAGFPTDGPLDVLLSRVQLSTRYFKAKSDYVYQPIQEGGLEGIWRFFFEDEAQSSQVILSPYGGRMDEISASAIPFPHRSGNLYKIQHLVYWDEEGEEVAERHISWIRRLYSYMAPFVSKLPRAAYINYRDLDIGVNNIKGYTSYVQAKVWGIKYFKNNFDRLVHVKTKVDPSNFFRNEQSIPSLTQWKNKGE from the coding sequence ATGAAGATTTCTTggttttcctttatttttgtacttgTTGTTCTCTCATCAGCTTCATGGTCAGCATTAGCTGATAATCATGAAGAATTCATTCAATGTCTATCTCATAGTAACCAAACATCCTCCAATATTTACACACCAAATAGCTCTTCTTTTCCATCAATCCTTCAATTCTCCATACAAAATTTAAGGTTCAATACAACTGAAACTCCTAAACCTCTTGTGATTGTCACCCCAGTGAGTGAATCTGAGGTTCAAAGAGTCATTCTTTGTGCTAAGAAAACTGGGATGCACATTAGGGTTCGTGGTGCAGGACATGATTATGAAGGTCTTTCTTATGTCTCCGAGGTTCCATTTGTTATAGTTGACCTTATTAACCTTAGAACAATCAATGTTGATGTCAATGATAAGAGTGCATGGGTTGAAGCTGGATCAACTATTGGCGAACTCTATTATAGAATCGCGGAGAAAAGCAAAACCCTAGGGTTTCCGGCTGGTGTTTGTCCAACAGTTGGTGTTGGTGGACATTTTAGTGGAGGTGGTTATGGTGTTATGCTGAGAAAATATGGCCTAGCAGCTGATAACATTGTAGATGCACGATTGATCGACGCGAATGGAAGGATTCTTGATAGGGCTTCCATGGGAGAAGATCTATTTTGGGCAATTAGAGGAGGTGGTGGTAATAGTTTTGGACTTGTCCTTTCATGGAAGATCAAATTAGTAGATGTTCCTGAGATAGTAACTGTTTTCACACTTGACAAGACATTGGAACAAAATGCCACTAAGCTTGTTCATAGGTGGCAATATGTTGCTCCAAGATTCCATGAAGATTTGTTCATTAGGATCTTGGTTAGTAAATTGAACTCAAGTAATCAAGGAGATGGTAACAACCAACAAACAATTGTAGCTTCATTCAACTCCATATTCCTTGGTGGTATCGATCGATTACTTCCCATCATGCAAGAAAATTTCCCTGAATTAGGGTTGAGAAGAGAAGATTGCATTGAGATGAGTTGGATAGAGTCTATAATGTACTTTGCAGGGTTCCCAACAGATGGACCTCTTGATGTCTTGCTAAGTAGGGTTCAACTCTCAACGCGTTACTTCAAGGCAAAATCAGACTACGTGTATCAGCCAATTCAAGAGGGAGGTCTCGAAGGAATATGGAGATTCTTCTTTGAAGATGAAGCTCAATCATCTCAAGTAATCTTAAGTCCCTATGGTGGGAGGATGGATGAGATTTCAGCATCCGCTATCCCGTTCCCTCATAGATCTGgtaatttatacaaaattcaaCATTTGGTGTATtgggatgaagaaggagaagaagtaGCTGAGAGGCATATAAGTTGGATAAGAAGGCTTTATTCTTACATGGCACCTTTTGTTTCTAAGTTACCAAGAGCTGCTTATATCAACTATAGGGATCTTGATATTGGAGTGAATAACATCAAGGGATATACAAGCTATGTGCAAGCTAAGGTTTGGGGGATTAAGTATTTCAAGAATAATTTTGATAGATTGGTTCATGTGAAGACTAAGGTGGATCCTTCAAATTTCTTTAGGAATGAACAAAGTATTCCTTcacttactcagtggaagaaCAAAGGTGAATGA
- the LOC125874681 gene encoding berberine bridge enzyme-like 26 has product MKISLFSFLLLLLVLSSSSWSTLADNHEAFIQCLSQSNQTYYTPNNSSFSSILQFSIQNLMFNTTETPKPLVIVTPVSESEVQKVILCAKKTAMHVRVRSAGHDYEGLSYVSEVPFVIVDLINLRTINVNVNDKSAWVEAGSTIGELYYRIAEKSKTLGFPAGVCPTVGVGGHFSGGGYGTMMRKYGLSADNIVDARLVDATGRILDRVSMGEDLFWAIRGGGGNTFGLVLSWKIKLLDVPEKVTVFTLDKTLEQNLTKLIHKWQNVAPRFHEDLFIRIIIRRVDSTDQGGNIKQTIVASFNSLFFGGIDRLLPIMQENFPELGLRREDCIEMSWIESIMYFAGFPIDGSFDALLSRVQPTTRYFKAKSDYVYQPIPEGGLEGIWRFFFEDEAQSSYMILTPYGGRMDEILPSDIPFPHRSGNLYKIQHLVYWDKEGEEVAERHISWIRRLYSYMAPFVSMFPRAAYVNYRDLDIGMNNKKGYTSYMQAKVWGMKYFKNNFDRLVHVKTKVDPSNFFWNEQSIPSLTS; this is encoded by the coding sequence ATGAaaatttctttgttttcctttcttttactACTTCTTGTTCTCTCATCATCTTCATGGTCAACATTAGCTGATAATCATGAAGCATTCATCCAATGCTTATCTCAAAGTAACCAAACATATTACACACCAAATAACTCTTCTTTTTCATCAATCCTTCAATTTTCCATACAAAATCTAATGTTCAATACAACTGAAACTCCTAAACCTCTTGTGATTGTCACCCCAGTGAGTGAATCCGAGGTCCAAAAAGTCATTCTTTGTGCTAAGAAAACTGCGATGCATGTTCGGGTTCGTAGTGCAGGACATGATTATGAAGGCCTTTCTTATGTCTCTGAGGTTCCATTTGTTATAGTTGACCTTATCAACCTTAGAACAATCAATGTTAATGTCAATGATAAGAGTGCATGGGTTGAAGCTGGATCAACTATTGGTGAACTCTATTATAGAATCGCGGAGAAAAGCAAAACCCTAGGGTTTCCGGCTGGTGTTTGTCCAACGGTTGGTGTTGGTGGACATTTTAGTGGAGGTGGTTATGGTACTATGATGAGAAAATATGGACTATCAGCTGATAACATTGTAGATGCACGATTGGTTGACGCTACTGGGAGGATTCTTGATAGGGTTTCCATGGGGGAAGATCTATTTTGGGCAATTAGAGGAGGTGGTGGTAATACTTTTGGACTTGTCCTTTCATGGAAGATCAAATTGCTAGATGTTCCTGAGAAAGTAACTGTTTTCACACTTGACAAGACATTGGAACAAAATCTCACTAAGCTTATTCATAAGTGGCAAAATGTTGCTCCAAGATTCCATGAAGATTTGTTCATTAGGATCATAATTCGTAGAGTGGACTCAACTGATCAAGGTGGTAACATTAAACAAACAATTGTAGCTTCATTCAACTCCTTATTCTTTGGTGGAATCGATCGATTACTTCCCATCATGCAAGAAAATTTTCCTGAATTAGGGTTGAGAAGAGAAGATTGCATTGAGATGAGTTGGATAGAGTCTATAATGTACTTTGCAGGATTCCCAATAGATGGATCTTTTGATGCCTTGCTAAGTAGGGTTCAACCCACAACACGTTACTTCAAGGCAAAATCAGACTACGTGTATCAGCCAATTCCAGAGGGAGGTCTTGAAGGAATATGGAGATTCTTCTTTGAAGATGAAGCTCAATCATCTTATATGATCTTGACTCCATATGGTGGGAGGATGGATGAGATTTTACCATCCGATATCCCGTTCCCCCATAGATCTGGGAATCTATACAAAATTCAACATTTGGTGTATTGGGataaagaaggagaagaagtaGCTGAGAGGCATATAAGTTGGATAAGAAGGCTTTATTCTTACATGGCTCCTTTTGTTTCTATGTTTCCAAGAGCTGCTTATGTCAACTATAGGGATCTTGATATTGGAATGAACAACAAAAAGGGATATACAAGCTATATGCAAGCTAAGGTTTGGGGGATGAAGTATTTCAAGAATAATTTTGATAGATTGGTTCATGTGAAGACTAAGGTAGATCCTTCAAACTTCTTTTGGAATGAACAAAGCATTCCTTCACTTACTTCATAG
- the LOC125873497 gene encoding uncharacterized protein LOC125873497: MNTFAISLILTTLIIAGIVSPYEGNIKISISPRETEQKAKTEYASDRIASVLEGTKHSVSEKIKEDAKGVFDKAHEASEKVKKCVGIIVDKVKGKVKDVSDTTDTLKGDVERNATEDVDLIENAVIEDAQMLKVEGKRGYQKIRRFFSSNNFRSFMGMIHLLGFALSYGVCFWVTFISSKVLAKALPKQRFSVLQSKIYPVYFKTLSYSVAAAFLGHYLSQSRPYYASRGETIQGLIFLAIFSMTMFNSFYLEPRATKLMRERMKLEKEKGKGKDVFDIEPSTRNVDAVRDPTGTKTGKTTSNEPLETQQELSEGAIRERPQVEILSQKLKKLNLLSSFLNVLTLIGLTSHLFHRSQLVHSSG; encoded by the exons ATGAATACTTTTGCCATTTCTCTTATACTCACCACACTTATCATAGCAGGAATCGTTTCTCCATATGAAGGGAACATCAAGATCTCAATTTCCCCACGAGAAACAGAGCAAAAGGCGAAAACAGAGTATGCTTCAGATAGGATAGCAAGTGTACTTGAAGGAACCAAACACTCTGTTTCTGaaaaaatcaaagaagatgCTAAAGGGGTTTTTGATAAAGCCCATGAGGCTTCAGAAAAGGTGAAAAAATGTGTTGGAATAATAGTAGATAAAGTGAAAGGAAAAGTCAAGGATGTGTCTGATACAACAGATACACTAAAGGGTGATGTGGAGAGAAATGCAACAGAAGATGTTGATTTGATAGAAAATGCAGTGATTGAAGATGCACAGATGCTTAAAGTGGAAGGCAAAAGGGGTTATCAAAAAATTCGAAGATTCTTTTCATCCAACAATTTTCGATCTTTCATGGGGATGATCCATTTGCTTGGATTTGCATTGTCTTATGGTGTTTGTTTTTGGGTGACTTTCATATCTAGTAAGGTTTTGGCAAAAGCTTTACCGAAGCAGCGATTTTCAGTGTTACAAAGCAAGATTTACCCTGTTTACTTCAAGACTCTGTCTTACAGCGTTGCCGCGGCGTTTCTCGGCCATTACTTGAGCCAGAGCCGTCCATATTATGCGAGTCGGGGTGAAACAATACAAGGTCTCATTTTTCTAGCCATATTCTCCATGACTATGTTCAATTCTTTCTACTTGGAGCCTCGAGCCACTAAG TTGATGAGGGAGAGAATGAAATTGGAGAAAGAGAAGGGGAAAGGGAAAGATGTATTTGACATAGAACCAAGCACAAGAAACGTGGATGCAGTGAGGGATCCAACAGGGACTAAAACAGGGAAAACAACAAGTAATGAACCTCTTGAAACTCAACAAGAATTGTCAGAGGGAGCAATAAGAGAGAGGCCACAAGTTGAGATATTGAGTCAGAagctaaagaagttgaatttattGTCATCATTTCTCAATGTACTCACACTAATAGGTCTTACTTCTCACCTTTTCCACCGTAGCCAATTGGTGCATTCCAGCGGTTAA